The DNA region AATCCCTCTAGTCTCCCATATGGTATGCTTATCTCCGGATCCCAGAGGTCCACAAAATCGACTTGGTTGACTATCCCATCACTCGATCAAGCAATGCTACAACTCTCGGGCGTTCGGTAGCATGGGATATGTTTTGAGCGATGATTCTGGTTGTTAAAAGATGTCCGCGAGGCCTCTCAACTTGGTCCCTCTACCAAAGCGGAAAAAATCGATCCCCCGTTGTCCTCCTCCGAATGTTATGAAGAACTTCTCGCCAAACTTTTCGCTATGGATGAAAAAATTGAGTCCATTAAAGACTTAATGGCATCCACGTTATTTCAAGTGGAGAAGATTCGTGATGTGACTAGAGAAACAGTCGATGTCTCTAAGCTAAGGCTACGCCGGATGCGGTTATTAAGGAAGCGATCAACCGTCCACCAAGCTTCAAGCTAGTGTTGTCTGCTATGCTCGAACGTCTTACTACACCGCTGACGGAAATGAAGGATGCTATTGTGAATACATTAGCCTACTTTCTTCGTCGTCCAGTCTTCCGTCGTCAAGAatagtttttagttttttttaactgtTTAAACAATGTTTTTTGTGGTCCTTATGCTTGGCAGTACTGTTAATTGCCTTATGTTATTTGCTATTTGTCCCTTGGTTTTGcctgtttgttgtgttgtttatTTGATGGTTCTTTGCCTCTGcttttattgttgtgttgtttttgAGTGATGCCAAAGGGGGAGAATGACAATAAGCTCGGTGGAGCCTATAAGGACTAGTCAACTAGTCGGGGGAGCCTCCACCTATTCTAACAATGAGCATCCGTTACATGGAAGTTGACTACACTTTGTCCAAAATTGTCATCCTCAAAAAGCGGGGAGATTGTTAGTgtcaagtttttatgatgacaattttacttgtgCGGTATAGAAATTAAATCACATAAGGAATATATGTGAGCCCACAAAACAGCCAACAACTTGGAAGCCCACTGTAGTAGCCCCAACGAGTCGGGCTCACTCGACATATGGCTTCCAGCCCAAACGTGGTTAGGCAACCACTGTAACTCTCAAGCGCATCAAATcatttcaagaaggaaaaatatcaAAGGCATATCTCGAGGTGTAAGAAATCTCTGCGCCTCAACGCGCGAGGAAAGCAGACAAGTTTTTAAAGAGGAATTATTTCAAGAAAGATCAAATcatttcaagaaggaaaaatatcaAAGGCATATCTCATGAGGTGTAAGAAATCTGCTGCTGCCTCAACGCACAAGGAAAGCAGCAACAGCTCAGtcttattcttggaaataggaTCTCTGATTCCATTTCCAAGGATCAAATCCCTTGGGTTGAACTCTCTGCGTGAAGTGCCTAAAGCTATATAAACGGCCGCCTCACAAACGAAGGATTATGCAATTGTCTCATTACCTCCATTGCTCGCTTTACTTTCAAACAAACATTGTCGATCCGTGTGATTCATAGTGTAATAAGAGAGAAAGGAGAGTCATAGTTTGTGAGGCTTTGTATCAAAAAGAATAAGAGTGttttgagtgtagacgtaggaaCTTCATTCAAAACTCCATTGTACCAAACCTTATAAAAGAGCAGAGATCACCCTTGCAACCTGGGATCGGACtggattcacattgaatccgaaccaagataaattatatgtgtcatttattttacgCACTTGCCTAAATATTCATCGAAAGAGGTAGTCGACTATCGTCTTGACCTACGACTAACAGAGCCGAAAATTTTAacaattcaccccccccccccccccctctcttgcactttcaacttccaaattttaACTTCTCAGAACAAAGGAAACAAATTATCACTTCtcatttttcaatatttttctacaaaatcatccataaaagcATTTAGTTTATTAACACCAGCACACTAGAAAAATTAACGTACAGATACATTATATGAATGGTTATGTTGCCCCAATGTTGTTTCAGAAATGCAAGGACTGAATATGTTTAGTAGACAGgtaataacttttttttctaattattattattattatcgctTTTTGTGTGTGACAAGTGGAAGaactttatattatttaatatatGCTAAAGTGTGTTTCTAGGTTTTTTCTCCttgcatatatatgttggtttaaTTTAGTATCCATAGATTACTACCATCAAATTTAGTATCCATAGATTACTACCATCATAATAAACTTCTGATGTAGTTTTGTTCTTAGTCTATTTGGATTAAAAAAGAGATGCGGGTATGATTTTccgtttatttaaaaaaaaaaaaaaattcttcacgTGAAGGAATACAGGGCAAACTTATCATTGTGTTAAATTTATTTAGGAATGAAAATAAACAAACTCGAAAACAAGTAATGgaaaagttacaaactttagaAAATAATCAAACTCTCGTGATCAAGAAACCTTCATTAATAGTGCATTATATCTTTGTcatactctctccgtttcataatgtttgtcttacttttctttttaatccacTTGAAAAaatgtctctttccttttttacgACTCTTTATTTCCAACTTTTCACATGGCATATTAAGAATACAATATTAAAAGACATTTTGATatattctacatatctttagttaaCAACTAAAAGATTCCAAAGTCTTCtatactttcttaaactccgtcctaaatcaaaaccagacaaacattTACAAACGGATGGAGTAATATTTACCGTAGAAGAATTTTTGTAATTATAAAGCACAAGcaatggattatgtgataatcATTAATTAACAACACCACAATTAAATAATACAATATATAATCACAAGCTCTTACATAAAAATAGGATGCATAGTCGTGTGCCTttccaaaaggaagaaaaagtaGATTAATCAATTGTAGAGGCTGGATTTCACTTTTGATagtgatttattttttattgatatgttgGAGACAGATCCTATAGTATTTTTTAAATAGattaaacatataaaacaatttattttttgtcgTTTGAAAAAGACGACATATTTTCTGAGTAGTTAATTTTGTTTGTGTACTTAACAATAAACAATAAATAGCTTTACAGAAAAAATCGGTTTATAATCTTTAAGGGTTACATGTTTTTGCCGGAAGTAAAAAGGAATAAGCTTGATTACTTCTGAAATTGAAGTAATGAAATTATCAAATTCGAATAAATTTTAAGTTGAATATATTAATAGAGATTATTAATGACTTCTATGGTACataattcttttctttattgAGTTAGATAAATAAAGTAACAatcattattttcttgtatGCACAATTTAATTCTATGGCTCagtttaaaagttaaattacttaAATACCATTCTTATTATTTGCCATGTAaatatcttaactttcaaaAACCACAAATAGAGACATACGCCTATTTTCGTCTTTCTAGATAGTTGCCACCATTTAGTTGCATCAATTTGTTAGACTGAAATTAACGCAACTGCATTAGAAATTGCACTCAAAATAGAAAAGAATTAGAATAAGAATATCAACGGACACTTCGATAGGTATCATTTTTGTCctccattttttcttttggaaaaacATGCTAAGGAGCTTTACACAATCCTCTTTTATTGTGTTTATTGTACAAGTTTAAATAAAGGGAATGTAGTGATATACTCCCTGTTTGGCACTCTATCACATTTTTcagctttttttctttcttttatcgaACTTCAATCTTCTTTCGCCAAACCGTTATCCTTTTTCCTCAGCCATTTTCTTTTCATAGCTTTTATTCGTGTAATTTATGGTCAGATTTTGTCTTTGGTAATATTTAATTTCATTCCTTCATTTTTCTGACTATATCCTTTTGTGTTATCTATTTCTAATTGATTATTTACATTAAAAGtagaaaatcaaaaatcaaaaagataaacctattaataatatttacaatTTATATTTGCTAATAATACTTACAAAAATACCTAAAACTATTATAAATAAACCTTATGCCTTGATTTGAAGGGTTATGCTCCTTCGAACTAGCAAAATAACTTTTCAAATGTGGTACGTTCACATTTATTCTTAAGCTCTAATTCTAAATTTCTTCATTGGGTTAAGTTCTTGtgttaggaaaaaaaaaattgcaactttaattttttttagtagccATTGTGTCTATCAAATTTCAGTAAACCATTTGCATAATGAGAGGAAATTACTATCttcaatatataatttctttaaaattcattgcctaatttttttaaacaaccTATTCAATAACGGTGTATATGCAAGTAGTGGTGAAAATACGAATTCTGTTTAACAATAGCATATTGATAAGATTATCAACTGATCACTACTATTTTGGTTTGAAAGAGGCAGTACAATTCGAGGTAAAATACTTTTATCAATTTGATAAATAACTTTAAAGGTTCTCTTGAAGAATTATGTAAGTATTATGTATTACAATTTGAAGGGAGAGTGAGgtagtttgattttgaattgaCAATATTTTAGTCTTGAAAACTAAGTTCTTAGTCCTTAGGCACAAAAATTTTgaataattcatttcttgacaatTTTATgagttcttttttatttttttgttattgtatGATACTGAAAGGTTCACATTTTAAAAAGTTCTCTTATTTCTTTTCCAAGATTGATGAAATATTGGGAGTAATATTTTGCTCATGGCTATAaaaatcaccaaaaaaaaaaaaaagatagtgagacacaaaaagggaaaaaaaaagcgAAGTTAAGGAGAATTTGGAGTTAACTGTTGTCATAATTGAGTCAGTTCCCTTTTTTCCGTACTTAGTCCTTTCTTTCATAAACAATAGCACTCCTAATACTTTGAAATGCACACAATAAGTGTTATATCttttaacattttaaaatatatataattttaaccaacaaattaggaaaaacttattttataaTTGTTAATTACAATATCGATATTACATATCTATTTCAAATGATTTTGTTTGGAGAACAAttggttgaaaatttgaaaaagtaatGTTTGGAGATAAGTTGATGCTGTAAAGAAGTTTAATTGCGTTTGACATGAATTTCAATTGGAGAAAAAGTTGGACTATTATGAGTAAAACAGTACTTCACTTGAGATATTCAAACAAAAACTAGAACTTAAAAGATTTCcatttgaaaattgaaataataaatgaattaaTAAAGCAAACACTTATTTAGGAAATAATGTATGTCTAAATGCCTTTATAACTCAAGCAAATATTGTTGAAGTAATGCGTATGAAAAATTCAACATtttgcaatataaaaaaaataataatgatatgAGATAAACGTACAACGCACGTTCAGAGAGACTAGTCAGTCAAAATCTGAAGAAAGGTCATTACTAATTTAAAAGATAAAGTATTAAATGCTTTCTTCCGACCAAAATTAGTGGAAAGAATAAAAAGATTGTCCTAACTAATCAGATCCTTAAAACTTGTCATTTAAATGCAAGCAAGCAGTTCCAAACAAGAGAGAACCCCACTAAGCCTATGTGCAATCAGCGTCCAGACACGCGATTCAATGCACTTGCACAGATAGCATCATTTTGAAAGAGACGTTGGCCGCCCAAATGACAGTGACTGGATTCAAAACAAATACTGTGTACTACATAAAATCCACTTTGGAGAAGAAAGTCCTACAGAGAGTTTCTCAAGGACACTCCACGGTCATTTGAGGAAGTTGTGCCGCATCATGAGTAGTATTATCATCCCTGGTCTCCTCTGATTCCTCATTGTTACTGATCCTTTTTCGCTTGAGAAATTTAACAAGACCTTCAATGCAAACATCAGGATCTTCACTTTTCATAAATTGCTCAGCAACCTCTGCAGGGGTGATTTGTACACCTTCAATCAACTCTTGTACTTCTTTAAAACCCCTATAATTTGGATCACTTATTTCCAGATAATTAGTTGCCAACACCTTAAAGCTTTCACTGGTTAAGTAGGACATGTGAATGTGCATGTCCATTCGTCCAGGTCGCAACAGAGCTGGATCAAGCCTCTCTTTGTGATTTGTGGTAAATATGATAACTCTTTCGTCTCCACAACTCGACCATAGCCCGTCTATAAAGTTCAATAATCCACTAAGTGTAAGCTGCacaaaaagagggaaaaaaagatCCACACAAGCGAGGGATTATATACGGAATCGGATTGAATTTGATGGAATTCAGTTTGGAATTCTACGTGTGCCAAGGTGCATTTAATTTACTAGGTTCGAAATCTATTATTTGTATACTTCAATAAACTTTTCGAATGCGTATATAAAGTTTGAACCAAAGTTATAGTGTTCCGATGAACCCATAAGTTATACATTAAATTTTCCCCTAAATATATTTCCTCAAAAGCCTCCCTAATAAGCCAGTAATGATATTACTAAAATCTTCATCTGCCTGGTAATTACtccttttgttttcattttatatatgACAACATTACTATTCAAAGAGAGAGATTTTCTTTATCACTTATTTTGACATTatattgatttttaaattactaattattgtgatttataatattttcctagatatcaaatatgtaaatttaacTTCAAAGAGCTTCATAAATCTACATCTAAATTCAGACAAAAAAAGGAAGGCAATTTTAAACTCACGCTCCTACACATTCATACATACTAGTATTAATCTTTTTCCATGTGAACTGCACCTATATCCCTGATAATTAGACCAAATTGACATTCAAAGTAATTACAGTACAAATCTTTTCCTAAGATGAAATATACTTAAGTGCAGTTTCCCGgggatatttaaaaaaatgaagcaGAAGGAAAATTAAAACGAAGAAATTTGTACCTCAGAATCTCGTGAACGATCATTTGTAGAGTAAATTGTGCCATTTTCAGTTCTATCAGGCAACTCTACACCGCAATCAATGTCTTCAATGACAAGTATAGACCTATTCTTGGTGCTCAGCAACAACCTTCTCAAATCCGAATCGCGTTTTATATTAGAGAACTCTAAATCATAAAtatcaaattttaaataattagcAATTGCTGCAATCAAGCTTGATTTCCCTGTCCCTGGTGGTCCATACAATAAGTACCCTCTTTTCCAAGCTTTTCCAACTCTCCTATAAAACTCTTTCCTCTTTAAAAACCTATCAAGATCCTCTATTATGGTTTTTTTGAGTGATGGTTCTAATGCTATTGTATCAAAAGTTGAAGGGTGCTCAAGGTTCACGGAATCCCAAGTTGAAGGATTATAACTATGACTACTGTTTAGGGCATGCAACTTGACAACTTTTTTGTTATTGCACACGTCTTTGGCTTTGTTAATTACAAGAGGGATGTAGCAATTCAAGATCTTGTCCTTGTGTTCCTTGTAAAAGCTGAGCTCAAAATAACGTTTCTCACAACTACCAccaccatcaccatcaccatcacGAAATCTGGAAATTGTGTTTTTGCCAGGTTCCTGAACAAACTTCCATACCAATTCAATCCCTTCGAAAGAATCAGAAATTTTCCCACAATTACCGAATTTAACATTCACGTTTGTGTCTTTAGGTCTTTTGCTGATCTTGAAACGTTGAATTTCAGGGCTGATTCGGGTTGACAAATAGGTTTCAGCAGCGTTGTAGAC from Lycium ferocissimum isolate CSIRO_LF1 chromosome 2, AGI_CSIRO_Lferr_CH_V1, whole genome shotgun sequence includes:
- the LOC132046525 gene encoding AAA-ATPase At5g17760-like, with product MMSLSGMPSASSIFQAYASMSASITIFKTMLNQMVPHQVQQYIVFKIRSYFRPNSSDDVTLVIDERDGMGINEVYNAAETYLSTRISPEIQRFKISKRPKDTNVNVKFGNCGKISDSFEGIELVWKFVQEPGKNTISRFRDGDGDGGGSCEKRYFELSFYKEHKDKILNCYIPLVINKAKDVCNNKKVVKLHALNSSHSYNPSTWDSVNLEHPSTFDTIALEPSLKKTIIEDLDRFLKRKEFYRRVGKAWKRGYLLYGPPGTGKSSLIAAIANYLKFDIYDLEFSNIKRDSDLRRLLLSTKNRSILVIEDIDCGVELPDRTENGTIYSTNDRSRDSELTLSGLLNFIDGLWSSCGDERVIIFTTNHKERLDPALLRPGRMDMHIHMSYLTSESFKVLATNYLEISDPNYRGFKEVQELIEGVQITPAEVAEQFMKSEDPDVCIEGLVKFLKRKRISNNEESEETRDDNTTHDAAQLPQMTVECP